A portion of the Thunnus albacares chromosome 5, fThuAlb1.1, whole genome shotgun sequence genome contains these proteins:
- the LOC122981768 gene encoding polymeric immunoglobulin receptor-like isoform X3, with product MIFCIRIKLRMNIHHVLFFCFLSALQDGNTGLVNAINLFAGAEGGNGSIICSLTSSGSTKFFCKGKCKEEDILIKTDDVTAQSGRYSIRYEDGSSGRKIVTVTFTQLTKSDSGRYRCGLGGSSAPDAYTDFDITVIDAATLGQNTRFIRTETEGGNITRGCSNTVYGSRKFFCKDECKKEEDILVETEENRAQNGRYSIEYREGSVFGLSVTITQLKKSDTGRYRCGYGRASSPDSSYTFSIFVVDAISEVSRPGYFWPLVVFLLLVVCVAVIVVLLAVVLLLLYKLKKRRNSGLNTRGTSDSRNMELSVIYENRPPVSMYEDSVYQSLDPDSRDPDQTYSALTANT from the exons CACTGCAGGATGGAAACACTGGACTCGTCAATGCAATAAACCTTTTTgctggagctgaaggaggaaatgGTTCAATTATTTGCTCCTTGACTTCATCTGGAAGCACCAAGTTCTTCTGTAAAGGAAAatgtaaagaagaagacattctcattaaaacagatgatgtcacagctcaGAGTGGCAGATACAGCATCAGATATGAAGATGGATCTTCTGGAAGAAAAATTGTGACTGTAACCTTCACACAGCTGACCAAGTCAGACTCAGGACGGTACAGATGTGGTTTGGGTGGATCTTCAGCCCCAGATGCTTACACCGACTTTGACATCACAGTTATAGATG CTGCAACATTGGGTCAAAACACTCGTTTCATCCGTACAGAAACTGAGGGAGGAAATATCACAAGAGGATGCAGCAATACTGTCTATGGAAGCAGGAAGTTCTTCTGTAAggatgaatgtaaaaaagaagaagacatcctggttgaaacagaagagaacagagctCAGAATGGCAGATACAGCATTGAATATAGAGAAGGATCTGTATTTGGACTGTCTgtgaccatcacacagctgaagaagtcagacacaggacgGTACAGGTGTGGTTACGGCAGAGCTTCGTCTCCAGATTCATCCTACACGTTCTCGATCTTTGTTGTAGATG CCATCTCTGAGGTCTCTCGCCCAGGTTACTTCTGGCCTCTGGTTGTATTCCTGCTTCTGGTTGTATGTGTGGCTGTGATTGTTGTGCTGTTGgctgttgttctgctgctcctctacaaactgaagaagaggaggaactcTGGTTTGAACACCAGAGGAACctcagacagcagaaacatggAG ttatctgTCATCTATGAGAACCGTCCTCCAGTCTCCATGTATGAAGACTCCGTCTACCAGAGCCTGGATCCAGACAGCAGGGATCCGGACCAAACCTACTCTGCactcacagcaaacacatga
- the LOC122981802 gene encoding polymeric immunoglobulin receptor-like isoform X1, whose amino-acid sequence MIFCIRIKLRMNIHHVLFFCFLSALQDGNTGLVNAINLYAGAEGGNGSVSCHLTSSGSTKFFCKGECKEEGILIKTDGVTAQSGRYNIRYKDGSSGRRNVTVTFTQLIKSDSGRYRCGLGGSSVPDSYRDFDVIITDAATLDENTRFSRAGTVGGSVTGGCLNTVYGSRKFFCKDECKQEGDILVETEENRAQNGRYSIEYREGSVHGLYVTITQLKKSDTGRYRCGYGRASSPNSSYTFQIIVVDGEFYI is encoded by the exons atgattttctgcatcaggatcaaactcagaatgaatatccaccatgttctgttcttctgctTCTTATCAG CACTGCAGGATGGAAACACTGGACTCGTCAATGCAATAAACCTTTATgctggagctgaaggaggaaatgGTTCAGTGAGTTGCCACTTGACTTCATCTGGAAGCACCAAGTTCTTCTGTAAAGGAGAATGCAAAGAAGAAGGCATTCTCATTAAAACAGATGGTGTCACAGCTCAGAGTGGCAGATACAACATCAGATATAAAGACGGATCTTCTGGAAGAAGAAATGTGACTGTGACCTTCACACAGCTGATCAAGTCAGACTCAGGACGGTACAGATGTGGTTTGGGTGGATCTTCGGTCCCAGATTCTTACCGTGACTTTGACGTCATAATTACAGATG CAGCAACGTTGGATGAAAACACTCGTTTCTCCCGTGCAGGAACTGTGGGAGGAAGTGTCACAGGTGGATGCCTCAATACTGTCTATGGAAGCAGGAAGTTCTTCTGTAAGGATGAATGTAAACAAGAAGGAGACATCCTGgttgaaacagaagagaacagagctCAGAATGGCAGATACAGCATTGAATATAGAGAAGGATCTGTACATGGACTGTATgtgaccatcacacagctgaagaagtcagacacaggacgGTACAGGTGTGGTTACGGCAGAGCTTCGTCTCCAAATTCATCCTACACGTTCCAGATCATTGTTGTCGATGGTGAGTTTTATATCTAA
- the LOC122981802 gene encoding polymeric immunoglobulin receptor-like isoform X2, which produces MIFCIRIKLRMNIHHVLFFCFLSALQDGNTGLVNAINLYAGAEGGNGSVSCHLTSSGSTKFFCKGECKEEGILIKTDGVTAQSGRYNIRYKDGSSGRRNVTVTFTQLIKSDSGRYRCGLGGSSVPDSYRDFDVIITDATLDENTRFSRAGTVGGSVTGGCLNTVYGSRKFFCKDECKQEGDILVETEENRAQNGRYSIEYREGSVHGLYVTITQLKKSDTGRYRCGYGRASSPNSSYTFQIIVVDGEFYI; this is translated from the exons atgattttctgcatcaggatcaaactcagaatgaatatccaccatgttctgttcttctgctTCTTATCAG CACTGCAGGATGGAAACACTGGACTCGTCAATGCAATAAACCTTTATgctggagctgaaggaggaaatgGTTCAGTGAGTTGCCACTTGACTTCATCTGGAAGCACCAAGTTCTTCTGTAAAGGAGAATGCAAAGAAGAAGGCATTCTCATTAAAACAGATGGTGTCACAGCTCAGAGTGGCAGATACAACATCAGATATAAAGACGGATCTTCTGGAAGAAGAAATGTGACTGTGACCTTCACACAGCTGATCAAGTCAGACTCAGGACGGTACAGATGTGGTTTGGGTGGATCTTCGGTCCCAGATTCTTACCGTGACTTTGACGTCATAATTACAGATG CAACGTTGGATGAAAACACTCGTTTCTCCCGTGCAGGAACTGTGGGAGGAAGTGTCACAGGTGGATGCCTCAATACTGTCTATGGAAGCAGGAAGTTCTTCTGTAAGGATGAATGTAAACAAGAAGGAGACATCCTGgttgaaacagaagagaacagagctCAGAATGGCAGATACAGCATTGAATATAGAGAAGGATCTGTACATGGACTGTATgtgaccatcacacagctgaagaagtcagacacaggacgGTACAGGTGTGGTTACGGCAGAGCTTCGTCTCCAAATTCATCCTACACGTTCCAGATCATTGTTGTCGATGGTGAGTTTTATATCTAA